The Brienomyrus brachyistius isolate T26 chromosome 7, BBRACH_0.4, whole genome shotgun sequence DNA segment CGTTTCATATTTAGTTACTAATGGCTTCATTCACCAGCCTCATTGAGTTTTCAGGTTATCGTAGTACAGTACTTATACAGTACAGATAGATTGTATGTTACTGATTATTTCTCCATGAACAAGACAAACGAACAAAATTAACGTCATGGTTACGCCGAAacatataaagaaaaaaaacaagctatCTTCTCAAGTCATGAAAATTGGTGTCCTTTTCTATAGAAGAAAAGCACACAAGCAAAACATAAACAGCTTCACCAACGCTATGAACGATTACTCTCACATACCATTACACACAACAtaaatatatttaccaagattCACATCAATACATGTTAGCTGGAAACTAGAAACGATATATTAAAACCAGTTCTGAAGTCCAAAAATATAGTTAGAATCGAAACGTATCCTGGCAGATCAGGTCTTAACCTTGTTAAAATATGCGTCAGAATACTCTCTGGACCCAAACTCCTACTTTCGACAGTGAAGACCTCATTTATTCCAAACCCCAGTGCCACACCCCACCTGAAAAAAAGCCCCATATATAATAAGAAGTGTTGAATTCTTTGCTGAAGACACAGGTAAAGAACAAGCCTCACATACACATGAACACACATGGCCAACTTTCTCCGGTTTCAGCCTCTGCCGTTTTTCTCCCTCCGGGTTCGACTCTGAAAATCATTTCCAAATTCCTGCACTAATGTGCTGCAGGCACATGAAGAATCTATTAAGGGGCCTCTCTGTTGCGGCGTTAGGACTTCTGCCAATCCTACTGCTGGACAATGGAAATCCAACTCAACAAACACATCCTGCAGGACTGCGAGATCAGCCGCTGAGAGGCCGATAATACATTCTTCTCACGTATCAGACATTCAGCACCTCAGCGCTGCCACCCTCGTGGCTTTACTTTCTAAACGTAACACTGCGAGCGCAAAACATACGGAGCCTTTCCCTGATGACCAGAGGAAATCGGAATTATTTAAATAGCACCCAGGATTGCAAGGTTAATTTCAGTGTTTCCACAAGTCCTGTGGACTTGTCAGCTCTAGTTAACAACAGCTGTTTAAGTTATATGTTGAGGAAGTCTAATAGAACTATGCGTGCAAAATGGGAGGGGGGAATGCAAGCCAGAAGCAACACACTCCCAAATCTCTTTCACTCACTCGGCATGAAACCTTTTGCGCAAAAATGTCAAGAGACAAAGTGAATTAACAGGTGTACTaggcctggggggggaggggtgcggACTACGAGAAAACAAGGTGCAGGGGTGTTTGGGCAAGAACGCGAAAGACTGAACCGTCTGAGAGTGcaagggagcaggagaggacaGCCCTGGAGACGTGAAAGGAATCCCATGAAGAGTCCATGCACCAACGCTCTGTGTACTCCATTATTCAGCGAGTGAAAGGGCCAGTGGAGGGAGAAAAGGAAGGAGGAGAACAGCATCCCAGGAAGAACTGTCTGCAGAAATGCGAAGGGAGGGGGCCCAAGGGCCCAGGCATTATTTcaagcggggtggggggggggcatcaggtTTGGTGGGAGAAACAAATTCACATGAAAGCGGGAGAGAAAGTTTAATGATTTTCTTTACTGGCTTGTACACAAACGTACAAAATTACAGCACGCGATTCCTCTCCACACAAGATCACAGTGTTACAACattcaaaaataataataaaaaaaaaaaactcattattGACACAATGGAACATCCACCTCACTTATGAGACACAATCTTTTGTTTgcaaacaaagcaaaacaaacagaACTTGGTCCTAAAACAATTTCAGCACTTCTCATTCATTTAAACCTATCTAGCTATTTTACACTTGTGTCATAAATGTTATGACACTGACGAGTAAAACAACTACGCATCGTGCAATTGTTACAATGATCTTACCATCAAAGGTATTGTTCCCCTTTCATAACAACAGGAGGACAGCACTTCAGAAAAGAAAGTGCTCCACGGTTTATTTCAGcttttatatacacacacactcacacacccagtCACGGAAACAACTGGCTTTGCAAACATTACGTTTCACAAAGTGATgcacaaaaaaagacaaaattaCCTGGAGTTTCATACAATAGTATTATGTCGTGTTCCTTTTTTCTCtttagaaaaaataaaaatgttggcATAAAACCAACAATTAACAACAGTTATCAgtgcaatatttaaaaaaaataataaaacgatCAAGTTTAAGTCAAGCgatgcatattttttttctctttatattaattgggttcTCAATTTCGTTTTCCCTTTAGTTTTTCCAGGTTCATGTACAGTCCACAGTCCCTGGGGTCACACTCTGCGATACCCAGACGCAGAAGACGACAGAGGGAACGAGGCTGACGCCTAAATATGACACAACAGCAAACGCATGCAAAACAAaaactccacacgcacacaAGCACACAAATCTGCACATACTgggcttttttttaaatgacagtGATGTGATCAGATTTCCCCCCAAAGTCTCTTACTGTTGGCATttaattcaaaacaaaataaacaaaaataaaaaaaaacattataagcAGCATTAAAACAAACAGGGTGCCATGACCTTAAAATGAAACAGGCAGTCTGTATTGACATCTCTCGATTTTCCTGCTGTAGTCATGTAGTAGTAATAATCATCGTAATTACACAGTGATGATGAGATAACCATTAGCATATCAATGTTCATATGGTCATAGTCCTGCTCAGTAGTAACTATTCGTTTGCCCCGTCTGCAGTTACCCGAACAGGCCTTAAAGGGGCGTGAAAGGCTCCGCTTTTTGTGCAACAAAACTCCCTGCATTTTTAAGTCATGCGTTaatatttttccttttcttttatgTAGCTAAATCAGCATTTAACGCGAAAAACGAAAGCTGAAAGGTAACACATATGTTTAGCTTCAAATAAGCATTTGCGATCAAATGACCAAATCCTGAAAAAAAGTTTGACCGATTAATAAAAAACTTGCAGAGGGGAAATGACGGGTCTGGTTGAAGACCAAGCGTTTACTGTAATGTTTAGAGTGCGTGGGCGATCGGTTATTAATTTGCATTTAGGTTAAATCGGCTGAGCGAACACAATTCAGATAAATTTATCGATGTAACCAGACTTGAGTTTTCTCTCCTTGGGAATACAGACCAAATCTATGCCATTTCTCCGTTGAATTCTACATCCGAGGTAGCTGGCAAATACAAAGAAATCATGACTTTAGATAAGGATCGGGTTAAGAATCAGACTGGTGATGTCGGATCTCCATAGGGGACAGAATATCAGATTACGAAGCAGCTTGGAAAGTCACCATTAACGTTTGAGACCGATTGATCAGAAACACCACATCATTCAAACGTATTTTCTCATTGTACCTTCATAAATAAAACCCAGTCTGCATTCACAGTGACGAGCAGGGCAGTTTTAAGAAATACTGAAAAgtgaatttttaaaaacatcaacCAAATGCGATTCTCCTGACGTTTTGATACAAAGCGAAAGCAGCgatttagtaacattaaccttTAACTCTGGTCTTTCCGACCTGAAGGTGCTGCTAGATGTCTGCTTGGCGAAGGCAGAGCGCATTCAGCTACTTTAAAGAAAAAGGTAAAGCTATTTTATACAGTACTTAGGAATCTTTAGGCATgtgttattatgattattatgaaCCCCTTTACAATGCAAAAGTAATTTCATAATGCCGCTTTTTAAAACCAAGAAACTGTTAATCGAAACATACCCAAtgggtttaaaaaaataataataatcagcatATAGCCAGAAGATGGACTTCATTACCGTGTTCACCTCTCCCCTTTCATATATTCCAGCATGCAGCCATAGCATCAAGTGCCATCTTTTCTATTTTTTAACAAATCATAATAATTTATAAAGGGCCAAGCGGGTTTAACACTTCATTCGGAGCCCAATAAAGAGGCGCCTGATTTCAACAGCGACCGAAAAAACGGCACCGGTAACGAAAGACGATCTTCCTTCCCGGCCAAGTTTCGCTATCAGATTAGTTACACATTCAAATAAACAATTAAAGTACCAGCAAAGGAGACGGATATTTTTCCAATACTTATGGTAAGATGCATACAGATAGTATAGTGTTCCATTTAATGAGCCAGGCAGAGCAAAACCTCGTCTTAAATATAACGAATCAGGGCCGGATTTTTTGACATAACTGGGTAATTTGAAAGGCAGTTTTACAAGAGCCGGGTTCTCAGTGttttacctgggggggggggggggcacattgaGATCACCGTGCGCCGGAGGCATACTTGGCCTTGGTGATGAGGTATAGCACTATGTCTTGGTGTCCCCCGAAAGCGGCGATATGTAAAGCGCTCCAGCCTTCTCTGTTGGCCAGACGGATGTCGGCCCCGAATTTAACCAGCAGCTTGACCAGTTCCAGGTTGCCGTCGATGACGGACTGGTGCAGGGCCGTCTGCCCCTCGGGGCCGAAGGAGTTCACGTTGAACTCGCAGTTTGTCATGTTCTGCAGGAGCGAGTGCAGCTCCTTCGTGTTGCCCTTCTTCACCGCCTCCTGGAAAACCCTCTGCGGCGCCGAGCACGTCGAGATCTCCGCCTGGCTCATGCTTTATTCTTACAACTAGACACTAAagttaataatgataataataataataaggggaATCCTGCTTTCCGGCGCGCTGATCGCCTTGGGATCTTTCTTTCGTTAAGATGTGGCCGCTGGAAAGGTCTAAGGGACCAGGGCAGCGCAATTTGGACTTTCAGGTTTGAGGGAATGAGAAATGACACAAAGTGGGTATCCAAAAAAAGGACAGGGATGATCGAACACACTCAGTGTGTAAAAAAAGTGGTCAGTGTCACAGAAATCCAAAACGCCTACCAGATGTCTTTGTTAGACCTTCCAAACAAAACGTATGATGTACTTTCCCCTTTACGCCTCCTTTCGTCCTGTTAGCAGCACTGAGGTTATTGCAAACGATAATCTGGAAACATCTAGCTTTCGGCAAAAAAAGAGTATGCTAAAATGGCGAGCgttaaaaatatatgtatatatctcAAAGGCAGTATGTCCGCAACCCGTGGATTAACAAGTCAGGATTCTTCTTGATATTTACCTCCCGACTTTCCCTCCGTAAATCCCCAGGAGCTGCCGCGGTCTGTGACAAATGGTGACTGCGGGAGACAGGaataggagaaaaaaaatcagttctGTGAAAAGTGCAGCATTTCACGGCATAAATGAGCATTACGGCACATAACTAGTTCATGTTGGATTCGGGCTGCTTAAATGCATTTTTACCTGCCTATCTCTCCTGGACGGGTCTCGGCGATGAACTATAGAACTCCGTCGCGTGCCCTCCGTACAGTCCGCGCGGCTCTCTGCCCTGCAGCGCACGAGGGGGCTTTTTCACGTCTCTCATATTTGCATAACAATAAAGCCCCATAAAACTATCTCATGTGATACGGGCGGTGACCGAGGTATGCAATAGGCTGCTTGGGCCGTTTGGGGAGGGTCCAGATGCTCCAAGCCATGGAAAGAGGCGGGTTTTCAATTTTTAATGTAGAAACGCGCAGTACCAAACGGTCAATCTTATTACCAATCTTAAAACACAAAAACTGATGTTAAGGAATGAAATACCCAAAATAACTGAAGGATGTATTGCAAATATATGTCTTACCAATATTCTCAAGTTTAATGCATGAAATCATACAATCCTCATTGCTTTGAAACGTGTCATCATATAAAACGAAGTTAGTGCGCTATAAAGCGGAGTGTGTGTTGAGTCATGGTTATTTACTGGTGTGTGAGCTAAACCTCGGAGTAGCTGTAAGACAGCGGCCTTCACGTATTAAAAATGAAAGCGGATTGCTGAAAACTGGTTTACTCCGTGCTGCATTTGAGTCAGAACGTAAATGACATATTTTGCACTTTTTAAATAATCGTTGGAATGTACAGCACAAAAATACAAGATTATGCAACGTATTTAAGGTTTATCGAGGTTTTGTCGTGTAATAACTATAATTTTCTCCAAATCATAGGGGAAACAGTTCCCTAAATCTAAATGTATCCTACACATCAAAAGTCGAGTGCTATTAATCCAAGACAAATTAACCTGTACAAATCAATAGCATGCAAAATATGATATCTATAGCCTATAAAAAGTGCACTGGTATTATTCTTTTCGGGAAAAAGCCCTCGAGTTTTTTCCCCCAGTATTTACTGGCGAACAATGCAACAGGCGACAGCGTGCATGAGCTGTGCAAGGTGGAGGTGGTGTTAAATCCGCACCAACTGTTCACTGCATTTACTTAACTTTTTCGCATTATGTTTTACGCATTTTGTCTGTTGACAGTAGGAAGGACCATCACTGACGGCTGAAGGTAAAGTTAAGTAATAAACTTTATACACTAGCAATGAAATACCTATAAGATGCGTTCCAATACGACGTAGTTGGCTCGAGTTGCATATAATCTGCAGTTCTTAGCTGCTCAAACGATTTGTTGAATATTTTGAGCGGACATTCCAGTTGTTTCAAGTGACAGGCAATGGTGCTTCAGATAACAAAGCCTGTGCGGGCTGAGAGGAGCGCAGGGCGAGGAGAAGGAGGCGCAGTGCCGCGCGCAGCACCGTGGGAACCGCGCGTTGTAACCATGCCGCACTTTCGGCGTGGAAACCTTCAAGATAAAGAAACACGCTATTTATTGCTGAACAGACGGACAATCGGTTATCAGACCGAAGCCTTATAATACGAGTAATTTTAAAATTCATTTTGGGACGCAAATATAGTCGGAAAATGGAATCTCTTTCAGCCTAATTACCATTTGTTGTTAATAACAGATTAAAAAATAGAACATTGACTGCCTGTCAAATGGGCCCCAATTCCTTCACCATTTTCCATAAAATAACGAAGAGTCAGTCCTTGGAAAGGTTACAGTCGACTACATGTCCTTCTTAACATTGCCTTGAAAGTATTTGCAGTCAGTTGTCTTGACATTAGCTCCATTATACGGACACATACAAACATTAGATAGTGCTAAATACTGAATGTcatcatataaataaaaatgtgcaaTTTGATGTCTGGAGCCTAAACCACTACAACTATGTCTAATAGGTCCATATTGACGTATTTCTACCGCTTGGGACCCCAATAGAATGAAATAAGGGCAATGAACGTATACACTGAATTCAAAGATCGTAATATCAGTTCGCGACATTCAGGTACATTTGCTCGCACCATCCGTCATGCAAAGCCCTTCAGTTCATAACTTTGATTACAGCAGCAAAAGGCGTTTAGTCATGCAATACTTTGCTTGCTGCTTGTTTGGTTTTCCTGTACTAGGTTTTACTGAATTCATGAATTTTCATGAGTATCTCTAAACCTTTCCTAAAAGTCTTCTCATTGTTCTTATTGACTCACATACAGTCTTAATTCTAAGTTATTATTCCATTGCTTTTTTTTCGTTCGATATACATTAATATCCCGGCGATCAGATAGGATTTTAAACTGTAAGTAGAAAGCAGCCCACGTTGCTTTGTGGCGCCCGCAGCATGCAgacccccgagcggggcggacGGGGCGCCGCCTTCGGGATCCTGCGGGGAGCGTGACGTTACAATGGAGGAGGCGGGATTTGGGAATCGCGTTTAAGGAGCGTGGGAAAGAAGCGAGCCTTTCTTCCCAGCGCTAAGAGAGAGAGATCAAATAACACAGTGCAGCAAAAGTACGGCATGCTCGGCTAAGGTACCGTCCCAACGCAAGAAAATCGAGACGTTATTTCGAAATGgcagaaacagaaaaataacaatcttGCCAGCTCGTTACATTTATTCTAACGTTTAATATTCACATCCCATAAATCAACACGCAAGGACTTCGCTTTTTGGACAAGCAACCGTGCACGATATCTTATGTGCTTGTTAAAAAATACTTTGACCGAATTTAGGCAGTCAAGGCTACGGAAACATGCAAGATGGAAAGTAGCAGATGACTTGCGATCACACCTTCTACCATTACTCAATTTACTGACTTCGGTATAATGTCAGGGTTCCCATTTGACGTCTTTATTTCACTTGTTGCTCTTCCGACCTGTCCAACAAAATTACACTattttaaatgcattataaacCATTTAGTGCTCAGAAATATTAAGTGCTCATCATTTCAAAATAGTAAATGCTTCAAGCCGTTTTATTTGCATATCTAATGTAAAAATTAACTGAGAAAACTGTAGTAAAACCTCGTTCACACGAAGCTTACATTATGAAATGTTCGTCTGACGCCtagtaaaatttaaatgttTGGATTTTAAGGCGTTATGTTTTATTTGCGTTATGATTTCAAAAGAAATGACAAAATTATTTGAATTCCAAATAAAACACTGCAAATAGCAAAATGCAACTCAGCAACAGCTTCGTCTTAACACCATTTACAGGTTATTTGTGTGGCACATGTggtatgtgtatatatttatCGTTATTTATAAAAAGAACGCTGTAGGAAATTTGCACCGTCAAGAAGAAAAAAGTGGTGAAATATTTCGAGGGTCTTAATAAATAAAAGTTCGGTCGCGGATATGCTGGATATACAATGCATTGTAACTGTGAAGTAGATTTACATAGATTTATTGGTTGTATTGAAATTGGAAGCGTTTGTGTAATATACCCGAGCGAGGAAAGAAAACTTGAAGTGAAGTGAAGACGGAAGGGTAATATACGGAAAGTAGGGAAAAACATCTTAATCTTAGGTTAGCATTTCACGGTTGGCAAAAGCCGTAATATTTAAGCAAATTACTAAGAGGAATTTTATCTGACATTCATTTGAAGACTTGAATTTACTTTATGTAGAataatttaacaaaaacaaattaTTGTTTTTGTATTCTTCATCTAATTAATTTTCACGGATGTGTAGTATAATACTGAAATAAACAAATGCATTTGAACTTCCTTAGAAACGTAGGTAGAaaaatttgtaaaataaaataaaatgagaacCTGCcctactggggggaggggggggggcactgtattTCAATGAATTCCACTGTACCCCAACCAAGCACTTACACAATATAATACAGCTATTTCAACCACTACCACTTACAAAGCAGAAGGCTTCTAGATTACTATGTCATTTTCCTATTGTTTGTCTTTACCAAAATGTATTGTGTCGGGAAATTTTTCCATAACCAAAGTTTGAACGAAAAACCATTATGGTTTGGAACATGCTTCAAACCAAATGCCAACTGGAACCATTGGGTGTCTTGAGCTGAACCATCTTGAACATGGATTCCAGTAAATattgtaaaagtaaaataatgCGGCGTGAAATACCGAATTCAGACATTAATTTGGAAGATTTTCCCAAAAGTACTTGGAGTTGTTGGGGAAAAATGAATAGCATTTAATGTTTGCAGTCTGTTGCTGGTAATTTTATACACATCTGTAGCTATCCGTGCTGTGGTGTTGGTCAAAATTTAATGATTGTGGATGAGGCCTAAGAGATtagatttaaatgaaaactaGCCAGTTACTTCAGTGATTTCTCATAATGAGATGTGGTGCTACAAGATCACTTTTGAATGATAACAGAATATAATTAATATGCAATGGTGGAAAAAGTGACGATCTGCTTTATTTAATGATCATTGTGATATATTGATAATTCAACCAATTGTCCATGTGACATGAACTATTAAAGTAAGGTGATCAGACATCTAAAAGATAAAACTATAcaaattataaaacaaattgtaaTAGGtccacagacacacagccaTGGAATTTACACACATGTGGTTCCCCAGTCCC contains these protein-coding regions:
- the nrarpa gene encoding notch-regulated ankyrin repeat-containing protein A codes for the protein MSQAEISTCSAPQRVFQEAVKKGNTKELHSLLQNMTNCEFNVNSFGPEGQTALHQSVIDGNLELVKLLVKFGADIRLANREGWSALHIAAFGGHQDIVLYLITKAKYASGAR